A single window of Sparus aurata chromosome 12, fSpaAur1.1, whole genome shotgun sequence DNA harbors:
- the LOC115592890 gene encoding Golgi phosphoprotein 3-like, whose product MASLAKRNSGLVQRRTEAIRSAAADKEKDSGGEEDEARRGEEDDDDKGDSKETRLTLMEEVLLLGLKDREGYTSFWNDCISSGLRGCMLVELALRGRLQLEACGVRRKSLLSRKVICKSDAPTGDVLLDEALKHIKETQPPESVQSWIELLSGETWNPLKLHYQLRNVRERLAKNLVEKGVLTTEKQNFLLFDMTTHPLTNSTIKQRLVKKVQDSVLEKWVNDPHRMDKRILALILLAHSSDVLENAFAPLQDDQYDLGMKRVHTLLELEPEKESAKPNANELMWAVVAAFTK is encoded by the exons ATGGCCTCTCTCGCGAAGAGAAACTCGGGCCTCGTCCAGCGGAGGACCGAGGCCATCCGCAGCGCCGCCGCCGACAAGGAGAAGGACTCCGGCGGGGAGGAGGACGAGGCGCGCCGCGGGGAGGAGGACGACGACGATAAGGGGGACTCGAAGGAAACAAGGCTCACACTGATGGAGGAAGTGTTGCTCCTGGGCCTCAAGGATCGAGAG GGTTACACGTCTTTCTGGAACGACTGTATTTCTTCCGGTCTCCGCGGGTGTATGCTGGTCGAACTGGCCCTCAGAGGGAGGCTACAGCTGGAGGCCTGCGGGGTGCGGAGGAAAAGCCTGCTCTCAAGGAAG GTGATCTGCAAGTCAGATGCCCCGACAGGAGATGTGCTACTCGATGAGGCATTGAAGCACATAAAGGAAACCCAGCCTCCAGAGTCAGTCCAGAGCTGGATAGAGCTGCTGAGTG GAGAGACCTGGAATCCCCTGAAGCTGCACTACCAGCTGAGAAACGTTCGAGAACGTCTGGCAAAAAACCTGGTCGAGAAGGGTGTCCTCaccacagagaaacagaacTTCCTGCTTTTTGACATGACCACACATCCGCTCACCAACAGTACCATTAAACAG CGCCTCGTCAAGAAGGTCCAGGACTCCGTCTTGGAGAAGTGGGTCAACGATCCCCACCGCATGGACAAACGGATCCTGGCCCTGATCCTCCTGGCCCACTCGTCCGACGTCCTCGAGAATGCCTTCGCCCCGCTCCAAGATGACCAGTACGACCTGGGCATGAAGAGAGTCCACACTCTGCTCGAGCTGGAGCCGGAGAAAGAGAGCGCGAAGCCCAACGCCAACGAACTTATGTGGGCCGTGGTGGCAGCGTTTACTAAATGA
- the pstpip2 gene encoding proline-serine-threonine phosphatase-interacting protein 2 isoform X1, with protein sequence MRQFSRWCAQQLSLGSLETVSQSVSEHIDLLKHGSPVLSAAMKNLRFKDFFWNTDLTSTGGYDAIILYLNDGRRTCKEVEDFMKARASIEEKYAKDLLGLSKKVCGHNEMNTLKKSLDMFKLQTEHVSLSHLQLAHGMREEAKKVEEFREKQKEMRKKLEQQMDALHKQKTSQFKKTMDTKKTYEQKCRDKEEADQNVNRNANTNNTKQIEKLYAKAQQAKQNAEEADRLYQQNVTTLGKVHDDWLKEHIKACEMFEKQAMERINFLRNTVWTHLNQLSQQCVSSDELYEEVRKSLEQCDVQEDIEHFINLRRTGDKPPAAVVYENFYSGQKSPAGPPPSRLPPPVTRRGPLPDPTNHSRGDSIYSTVQDAGYSVIQY encoded by the exons ATGCGTCAATTTAGCCGTTGGTGTGCCCAGCAGCTCTCACTTGGTTCTTTagaaacagtcagtcagtcagttagtgaGCACATAGACCTGTTGAAACACGGCTCTCCCGTCCTGTCAGCAGCTATGAAAAACCTACGCTTTAAGGACTTCTTCTGG AACACTGACCTGACCTCCACTGGTGGCTATGATGCTATCATCCTGTATCTCAACGATGGCAGGAGGACATGCAAGGAGGTGGAGGATTTCATGAAAGCCAG GGCATCAATTGAAGAGAAGTACGCCAAAGATCTCCTTGGTTTGTCCAAGAAGGTGTGTGGACACAATGAGATGAA cacattaaaaaaatccTTGGATATGTTCAAATTAC AGACTGAACATGTGAGCCTTTCACACTTACAACTGGCGCACGGCATGAGGGAGGAGGCCAAGAAAGTGGAAGaattcagagaaaaacaaaaagaaatgaggAAAAAG TTAGAGCAACAGATGGATGCCCTCCACAAACAGAAGACCTCACAGTTCAAGAAGACAATGGAT ACAAAGAAGACGTACGAGCAGAAGTGCCGAGATAAAGAAGAAGCAGATCAGAACGTGAACCGAAACGccaacaccaacaacaccaaGCAGATAGAGAAG CTCTACGCAAAAGCACAGCAAGCAAAACAGAATGCAGAAGAAGCAG ACAGGTTGTATCAGCAGAATGTGACCACACTGGGAAAGGTTCACGATGACTGGCTGAAGGAACATATCAAGGCCTGTGAG ATGTTTGAGAAACAGGCGATGGAGCGCATTAACTTCCTGAGAAACACAGTCTGGACTCACCTCAACCAGCTTTCCCagcagtgtgtgagcagtgatGAG CTGTATGAGGAAGTGAGAAAGTCACTGGAGCAGTGTGATGTCCAGGAAGATATTGAGCACTTCATAAACCTCAGACGGACTGGTGACAAACCACCAG CTGCTGTTGTGTATGAGAACTTCTACAGTGGTCAAAAGTCTCCAGCTGGACCTCCACCCTCTCGACTGCCTCCACCAGTAACCAG GAGGGGACCATTACCTGATCCAACAAACCACAGTAGAG GTGATTCAATCTACTCAACGGTGCAGGACGCAGGGTACAGCGTTATCCAGTACTAA
- the pstpip2 gene encoding proline-serine-threonine phosphatase-interacting protein 2 isoform X2, with protein sequence MRQFSRWCAQQLSLGSLETVSQSVSEHIDLLKHGSPVLSAAMKNLRFKDFFWNTDLTSTGGYDAIILYLNDGRRTCKEVEDFMKARASIEEKYAKDLLGLSKKVCGHNEMNTLKKSLDMFKLQTEHVSLSHLQLAHGMREEAKKVEEFREKQKEMRKKLEQQMDALHKQKTSQFKKTMDTKKTYEQKCRDKEEADQNVNRNANTNNTKQIEKLYAKAQQAKQNAEEADRLYQQNVTTLGKVHDDWLKEHIKACEMFEKQAMERINFLRNTVWTHLNQLSQQCVSSDELYEEVRKSLEQCDVQEDIEHFINLRRTGDKPPAAVVYENFYSGQKSPAGPPPSRLPPPVTR encoded by the exons ATGCGTCAATTTAGCCGTTGGTGTGCCCAGCAGCTCTCACTTGGTTCTTTagaaacagtcagtcagtcagttagtgaGCACATAGACCTGTTGAAACACGGCTCTCCCGTCCTGTCAGCAGCTATGAAAAACCTACGCTTTAAGGACTTCTTCTGG AACACTGACCTGACCTCCACTGGTGGCTATGATGCTATCATCCTGTATCTCAACGATGGCAGGAGGACATGCAAGGAGGTGGAGGATTTCATGAAAGCCAG GGCATCAATTGAAGAGAAGTACGCCAAAGATCTCCTTGGTTTGTCCAAGAAGGTGTGTGGACACAATGAGATGAA cacattaaaaaaatccTTGGATATGTTCAAATTAC AGACTGAACATGTGAGCCTTTCACACTTACAACTGGCGCACGGCATGAGGGAGGAGGCCAAGAAAGTGGAAGaattcagagaaaaacaaaaagaaatgaggAAAAAG TTAGAGCAACAGATGGATGCCCTCCACAAACAGAAGACCTCACAGTTCAAGAAGACAATGGAT ACAAAGAAGACGTACGAGCAGAAGTGCCGAGATAAAGAAGAAGCAGATCAGAACGTGAACCGAAACGccaacaccaacaacaccaaGCAGATAGAGAAG CTCTACGCAAAAGCACAGCAAGCAAAACAGAATGCAGAAGAAGCAG ACAGGTTGTATCAGCAGAATGTGACCACACTGGGAAAGGTTCACGATGACTGGCTGAAGGAACATATCAAGGCCTGTGAG ATGTTTGAGAAACAGGCGATGGAGCGCATTAACTTCCTGAGAAACACAGTCTGGACTCACCTCAACCAGCTTTCCCagcagtgtgtgagcagtgatGAG CTGTATGAGGAAGTGAGAAAGTCACTGGAGCAGTGTGATGTCCAGGAAGATATTGAGCACTTCATAAACCTCAGACGGACTGGTGACAAACCACCAG CTGCTGTTGTGTATGAGAACTTCTACAGTGGTCAAAAGTCTCCAGCTGGACCTCCACCCTCTCGACTGCCTCCACCAGTAACCAG GTGA